The following are encoded in a window of Halorarum salinum genomic DNA:
- a CDS encoding cold-shock protein: MAKGKVDFFNDTGGYGFISTDDADDDVFFHMEDIGGPDLEEGQEVEFDIEQAPKGPRATNLERL; encoded by the coding sequence ATGGCGAAAGGGAAGGTCGACTTCTTCAACGACACCGGCGGCTACGGTTTCATCAGCACCGACGACGCGGACGACGACGTGTTCTTCCACATGGAGGACATCGGCGGTCCGGACCTCGAAGAGGGACAGGAGGTCGAGTTCGACATCGAACAGGCTCCGAAGGGCCCGCGCGCGACGAACCTCGAGCGCCTGTAA
- a CDS encoding cold-shock protein has product MAKGNVDFFNDTGGYGFISSDDADDDVFFHMEDIGGPDLEEDQEVEFDIEQAPKGPRATNLERL; this is encoded by the coding sequence ATGGCGAAAGGAAACGTTGATTTCTTCAACGACACTGGCGGCTACGGTTTCATTTCGAGCGACGACGCGGACGACGACGTGTTCTTCCACATGGAGGATATCGGCGGTCCGGACCTCGAAGAGGACCAGGAAGTGGAGTTCGACATCGAACAGGCCCCGAAGGGCCCCCGCGCGACGAACCTCGAGCGCCTGTAA
- a CDS encoding DUF4397 domain-containing protein produces MRKHTTTRRRVVRGVGAIGVASFVGGVAVTAQEDGGDQGSAVRVVHASPDAPNVDIRLSAADDGAAGDGTETPGDGGNGEATAEIEGLGFRDVSGYTELDPGTYRVQVVAAGDEGVLEGILDDFLDGDGGGGGEDGETVVFDEEVDVEEGTTYTAVAFGEVSRGPASGGDGGGDDGGTATETDEDSGEDGTGEQGTSGQGFQVEVLEDDISDPGEDNSRVRIFHAVPDVEAVTIATAGGGDGGGGEGTGTPEDDGALGDGTGTSGADGAGGETLVDELAYGESETVEVPPGDYTVRISEAGDDAGADMGEGGNVQEAELSTEGSTAYSAFALGYFDPESAGGEDGGDGTETPDGGDGGGDGSGEEFELVVVEDSQGGERSDGGTDGLL; encoded by the coding sequence ATGCGAAAACACACCACCACGCGGCGGCGAGTCGTAAGAGGAGTCGGAGCCATCGGCGTCGCTAGCTTCGTCGGCGGCGTCGCCGTCACCGCACAGGAGGACGGAGGCGATCAGGGTTCCGCGGTCCGCGTCGTACACGCGTCGCCGGACGCGCCGAACGTCGACATCCGTCTCAGCGCGGCCGACGACGGCGCCGCCGGTGACGGAACCGAAACCCCCGGCGATGGCGGGAACGGCGAGGCCACCGCCGAAATCGAAGGGCTCGGGTTCCGGGACGTGAGCGGCTATACGGAGCTCGACCCGGGGACCTACCGTGTGCAGGTCGTGGCCGCGGGCGACGAAGGGGTGTTGGAAGGCATCCTGGACGACTTCCTCGACGGCGACGGAGGGGGAGGCGGGGAGGACGGCGAGACGGTCGTCTTCGACGAGGAGGTCGACGTTGAGGAGGGCACGACCTACACCGCGGTCGCCTTCGGCGAGGTCTCACGGGGACCGGCGTCCGGAGGCGACGGCGGGGGCGACGACGGCGGTACGGCCACCGAGACGGACGAGGACTCGGGGGAGGACGGCACCGGCGAACAGGGGACCTCCGGCCAGGGGTTCCAGGTCGAGGTGCTCGAGGACGACATCAGCGACCCCGGCGAGGACAACTCCCGGGTGCGGATCTTCCACGCGGTCCCGGACGTCGAGGCCGTGACCATCGCGACGGCCGGCGGCGGGGACGGCGGGGGCGGCGAGGGCACCGGAACGCCCGAGGACGACGGAGCGCTCGGTGACGGCACCGGGACGTCCGGCGCCGACGGCGCGGGCGGCGAGACGCTCGTCGACGAGCTAGCGTACGGCGAGTCCGAGACCGTCGAGGTCCCGCCCGGCGACTACACGGTCCGGATCAGCGAGGCGGGTGACGACGCCGGCGCCGACATGGGGGAGGGCGGCAACGTCCAGGAGGCGGAGCTCTCCACCGAGGGGAGCACCGCGTACAGCGCGTTCGCGCTCGGCTACTTCGACCCCGAGTCCGCGGGCGGCGAGGACGGAGGCGACGGAACCGAGACGCCCGACGGCGGCGACGGTGGCGGGGACGGCTCCGGGGAGGAGTTCGAACTCGTCGTCGTCGAAGACTCGCAGGGCGGCGAGCGGTCCGACGGGGGGACCGACGGCCTGCTGTAG
- a CDS encoding cation:proton antiporter domain-containing protein, with protein sequence MQELNVALVTIGDLTLVLSLVAGYMRNRVYVLSEPMTAVLLGVVVGPVGLGVLGLSGPNEPFVLVEQFARLTVGLAVMAAALRLPRRYFRDHLRSMGAVLVPGMVATWLVGGLLVYVLLDVPVRIALLVGAIVTPTDPVLAGTIVTGNVAEENIPAPVRNLLSAESGANDGLAYPLVFLPILLLEHSPRRAVVDWVLGTLLWEVGFALVAGAAVGAAAGAVEAKSREHEFLEETSLLSVTVAFTFAVLGGVKLLGSDGILAAFVAGMAFNRFANPGDETDEQKVQETVLRLFTFPIFVLFGVTLPWGQWRALGWAGIALAAGVLLLRRAPMMIVFRHVGGPVGRTRDAGFAAWFGPIGVAAVFYATVGHRSSATR encoded by the coding sequence ATGCAGGAGCTGAACGTCGCGCTCGTCACGATCGGCGATCTCACGCTCGTGTTGAGCCTCGTCGCCGGGTACATGCGGAACAGGGTGTACGTCCTCTCGGAGCCGATGACGGCGGTGCTCCTCGGCGTCGTCGTCGGCCCCGTCGGACTCGGCGTGCTCGGCCTCTCGGGCCCGAACGAGCCGTTCGTCCTCGTCGAGCAGTTCGCGCGACTGACGGTGGGGCTCGCGGTCATGGCGGCCGCGCTCCGACTGCCCCGGCGGTACTTCCGGGACCACCTCCGGTCGATGGGGGCCGTCCTCGTCCCGGGGATGGTCGCCACGTGGCTCGTCGGCGGACTGCTCGTGTACGTGCTGCTGGACGTCCCCGTCCGGATCGCGCTCCTCGTCGGCGCGATCGTCACGCCCACGGATCCGGTGCTCGCCGGGACGATCGTGACGGGGAACGTCGCCGAGGAGAACATCCCGGCGCCGGTCCGGAACCTCCTCAGCGCCGAATCGGGCGCCAACGACGGGCTCGCGTACCCGCTCGTCTTCCTTCCGATCCTGCTGCTCGAGCACTCTCCCCGGCGAGCGGTCGTCGACTGGGTGCTCGGGACGCTGTTGTGGGAGGTCGGATTCGCCCTGGTGGCGGGCGCGGCGGTCGGTGCGGCGGCGGGCGCGGTGGAGGCGAAGTCCCGCGAACACGAGTTCCTGGAGGAGACGTCGCTGCTCAGCGTGACCGTCGCGTTCACGTTCGCCGTCCTCGGCGGCGTCAAACTGCTGGGGAGCGACGGCATCCTCGCGGCGTTCGTCGCCGGGATGGCGTTCAACCGGTTCGCGAACCCTGGCGACGAGACTGACGAGCAGAAGGTACAGGAGACGGTGCTCCGACTGTTCACCTTCCCGATCTTCGTCCTCTTCGGCGTGACGCTGCCGTGGGGGCAGTGGCGGGCGCTGGGGTGGGCCGGGATCGCCCTCGCCGCGGGCGTGCTGCTCCTGCGGCGCGCGCCGATGATGATCGTGTTCCGGCACGTCGGCGGCCCGGTCGGGCGAACGCGGGACGCCGGCTTCGCGGCGTGGTTCGGTCCGATCGGCGTCGCGGCCGTCTTCTACGCGACGGTCGGACACCGGTCGTCGGCCACGAGGTGA
- a CDS encoding mandelate racemase/muconate lactonizing enzyme family protein: MEIEDVEAVPIRRELDGRFANAQKWIGSREYCLVRVTAADGTVGWGECWGPVAGNREVIEEYVAPWLRGREVEGVEQVHDDLRFALRSSYHSYLPVSALSGVDIALWDLYGKRLGVPAAELLGGRRREAVPAYATGHFWPDVDSFEAVRESVVEEAVGHVEAGFGALKNKIGMTRHPEFPYGWEEDVELVRAIREAVGDDVLLATDANHAYDRATAERVGHALADFDVHFFEEPIEPRRLDGYVDLNAAIEVPVAGGECWAFEGGFEEVVRRGGVAYAQPDVTSAGGLTATRRIAALAAAHNVQCLPHVFGSAVALAASLQALAAIPGDPMLEFDRTPNPIRDELAVDPVELDGTSVPIPDRPGIGVEIDPDVLAEFRAD; this comes from the coding sequence ATGGAGATCGAGGACGTCGAGGCGGTGCCGATCCGGCGGGAGCTGGACGGCCGGTTCGCCAACGCCCAGAAGTGGATCGGGAGCCGCGAGTACTGTCTCGTCCGGGTGACGGCCGCAGACGGGACGGTCGGCTGGGGCGAGTGCTGGGGGCCGGTCGCGGGCAACCGCGAGGTGATCGAGGAGTACGTCGCCCCGTGGCTGCGCGGCCGGGAGGTCGAGGGGGTCGAACAGGTCCACGACGATCTGCGGTTCGCGCTCCGCTCCTCCTACCACTCGTATCTGCCGGTGAGCGCGCTGAGCGGCGTGGACATCGCGCTCTGGGACCTGTACGGGAAGCGACTCGGGGTCCCCGCCGCCGAGTTGCTCGGGGGCCGTCGCCGGGAGGCGGTGCCCGCGTACGCGACCGGACACTTCTGGCCGGACGTGGACTCCTTCGAGGCGGTGCGCGAGTCCGTCGTCGAGGAGGCGGTCGGACACGTCGAGGCGGGGTTCGGGGCGCTCAAGAACAAGATCGGGATGACCCGCCACCCGGAGTTCCCGTACGGCTGGGAGGAGGACGTCGAACTCGTGCGGGCCATCCGCGAGGCCGTCGGCGACGACGTGCTGCTGGCGACCGACGCGAACCACGCCTACGACCGGGCGACCGCCGAACGGGTCGGCCACGCGCTCGCCGATTTCGACGTCCACTTCTTCGAGGAGCCGATCGAGCCGCGACGCCTCGACGGCTACGTGGACCTGAACGCGGCGATCGAGGTGCCGGTCGCCGGCGGCGAGTGCTGGGCGTTCGAGGGCGGGTTCGAGGAGGTGGTTCGCCGCGGCGGCGTCGCGTACGCACAGCCCGACGTGACCAGCGCCGGGGGGCTCACCGCCACCCGACGCATCGCCGCGCTGGCGGCCGCTCACAACGTCCAGTGTCTGCCCCACGTCTTCGGGAGCGCGGTCGCGCTCGCGGCCAGCCTGCAGGCCCTCGCGGCGATCCCCGGCGACCCGATGCTGGAGTTCGACCGGACGCCCAACCCGATCCGCGACGAACTCGCGGTCGACCCGGTCGAACTCGACGGGACGTCCGTTCCGATCCCCGACCGTCCGGGGATCGGCGTGGAGATCGACCCCGACGTGCTGGCCGAGTTCAGAGCCGACTAG
- a CDS encoding MFS transporter: MNWPYRYTALSLCTLAFFGTMVARLVISPIVPDLTAEFEVSNGTVGLALSGMWVAYAFSQFPSGVLGDRLGERTVILVAVGGTAATSAGLAVAPSFPLFLLSTVSLGAAAGLHYSVATTFLTRQFDDIGRAIGVHVAGGPLAGLLAPPAAAVVGARYGWRAAIALGAVVAVPVFVAFALSIRPTDPRRPDQPVRERFELAPLAELLSRPEIRYTTALAIVGAFTWQATASFLPTFLAAHHGLSTTAAGVLFSVYFVVHGASQPVLGSLSDRLSRESVVLGTMLLGIVGYGVLVVGDRPGVVLAGVLCVGVAMSWGAPLQSRFMDVLSEAERGAGFGLVRTAYMTLGATGSVVVGTVADLVGWSASFGLLSAVMALGAAAVAGNRALGLGY, from the coding sequence GTGAACTGGCCGTACCGGTACACGGCACTCTCGCTCTGTACGCTCGCCTTCTTCGGCACGATGGTCGCGCGGCTGGTCATCAGCCCGATCGTCCCGGACCTCACCGCCGAGTTCGAGGTCTCCAACGGGACGGTCGGCCTGGCGCTCTCGGGGATGTGGGTTGCGTACGCGTTCTCGCAGTTCCCCAGCGGCGTCCTGGGGGACCGTCTGGGCGAGCGCACGGTCATCCTCGTGGCGGTCGGCGGGACCGCGGCGACGAGCGCCGGCCTCGCGGTCGCTCCGTCGTTCCCGCTCTTCCTCCTCTCGACGGTGTCGCTCGGCGCGGCCGCCGGTCTCCACTACAGCGTCGCGACGACGTTCCTCACCCGCCAGTTCGACGACATCGGTCGCGCCATCGGCGTCCACGTCGCGGGCGGGCCGCTCGCCGGCCTGCTCGCGCCCCCCGCTGCCGCCGTCGTCGGCGCGCGCTACGGCTGGCGGGCGGCCATCGCCCTCGGCGCGGTCGTGGCGGTCCCCGTGTTCGTCGCGTTCGCGCTCTCGATCCGGCCGACCGACCCCCGGCGCCCCGACCAGCCCGTCCGGGAGCGGTTCGAACTCGCCCCGCTCGCCGAACTCCTCTCGCGGCCCGAGATCCGGTACACGACCGCGCTGGCGATCGTGGGCGCGTTCACCTGGCAGGCGACGGCCTCGTTCCTCCCGACCTTCCTCGCCGCGCACCACGGCCTGTCGACGACGGCCGCGGGCGTCCTCTTCTCGGTCTACTTCGTCGTCCACGGCGCCTCCCAGCCGGTGCTGGGGAGCCTCTCGGACCGCCTCTCGCGCGAGTCGGTCGTCCTCGGAACGATGCTGCTGGGGATCGTCGGCTACGGCGTGCTGGTCGTCGGCGACCGGCCGGGCGTCGTCCTGGCGGGAGTGCTCTGTGTCGGCGTGGCGATGAGCTGGGGCGCGCCCCTCCAGTCCCGGTTCATGGACGTGCTCTCGGAGGCCGAGCGGGGGGCCGGGTTCGGGCTGGTCCGGACCGCCTACATGACGCTCGGCGCGACGGGAAGCGTCGTCGTCGGCACGGTCGCGGACCTGGTCGGCTGGTCCGCGTCCTTCGGCCTGCTCTCGGCCGTCATGGCGCTGGGGGCCGCAGCCGTCGCCGGAAACCGGGCGCTCGGGCTGGGCTACTGA